A region of Nocardioides alkalitolerans DNA encodes the following proteins:
- a CDS encoding MoxR family ATPase: MTAIADSPRASGPVTETDVAEFRRLHQRLGDAVEVAVHGKRATVDLVLVAAIAGGHVLLEDVPGTGKTTLARAVARALGGEMRRVQFTPDLLPSDVTGTTVFDPRSGEVRFRPGPVFAHVVLADEINRAAAKTQSALLEVMEERTVTVDGSTRAVPDPFVVIATQNPVDLDGTYRLPEAQLDRFLVRTALGYPDAEHELDVLRPGSHAGRVDDVPVVSTPGVVAAAAERLTMLHVADPLLRYVREIGVAIRTDPRVRLGASTRGLKALVRCLQVYAASQGRHYVVPHDVQRLAEPVLAHRTVLTRDALLAGHRPVDVVHEVLDTVHPPQPDQS; this comes from the coding sequence GTGACCGCCATCGCCGACAGCCCCCGCGCCTCCGGCCCCGTCACCGAGACGGACGTCGCCGAGTTCCGCCGGCTCCACCAGCGGCTCGGGGACGCCGTGGAGGTGGCCGTGCACGGCAAGCGGGCGACGGTGGACCTCGTGCTCGTCGCGGCGATCGCGGGCGGCCACGTGCTGCTCGAGGACGTGCCGGGCACCGGCAAGACCACCCTGGCGCGGGCCGTCGCCCGCGCCCTCGGCGGCGAGATGCGCCGGGTGCAGTTCACCCCCGACCTGCTGCCGAGCGACGTCACGGGCACGACGGTCTTCGACCCGCGCAGCGGCGAGGTGCGCTTCCGGCCCGGGCCGGTGTTCGCCCACGTCGTGCTCGCCGACGAGATCAACCGCGCGGCGGCCAAGACCCAGTCCGCCCTGCTGGAGGTCATGGAGGAGCGGACGGTCACCGTCGACGGGTCGACCCGCGCCGTACCGGACCCGTTCGTCGTGATCGCCACCCAGAACCCCGTCGACCTCGACGGCACCTACCGCCTGCCGGAGGCCCAGCTCGACCGCTTCCTGGTGCGCACCGCGCTGGGCTACCCCGATGCCGAGCACGAGCTCGACGTGCTCCGCCCGGGCAGCCACGCGGGCCGGGTCGACGACGTGCCCGTCGTCTCGACCCCGGGCGTCGTGGCGGCGGCGGCCGAGCGGCTGACGATGCTCCACGTGGCCGATCCCCTGCTGCGCTACGTCCGCGAGATCGGTGTCGCGATCCGCACCGACCCCCGCGTGCGCCTCGGCGCCTCGACGCGCGGGTTGAAGGCGCTCGTGCGCTGCCTGCAGGTGTACGCCGCGTCGCAGGGCCGCCACTACGTGGTGCCCCACGACGTCCAGCGCCTGGCCGAGCCCGTCCTGGCCCACCGCACCGTCCTCACCCGCGACGCGCTGCTGGCAGGCCACCGCCCCGT